A region from the Aegilops tauschii subsp. strangulata cultivar AL8/78 chromosome 5, Aet v6.0, whole genome shotgun sequence genome encodes:
- the LOC109770494 gene encoding pentatricopeptide repeat-containing protein At2g36730, with the protein MATSLFALIAAAATVQQIRQLHANLLTSGRLPSLGPILLRRLISLPSPHLHLAQRLLLSLPSPPLALFNLLLPPLASSPDPAAATRLFVHLRRSGLRPDAHTLPHVLKALARLAPGSLPLAASTHAEAVKDGLDCAVVYVRNALMAAYSACGQPARAMQVFDEMPRRTVVSWNTALTSCVDNDCHDRCVGLFSAMVEAGFEPDQTTLVCMMSAAAELDNLPLCKWAHGQVVARRLDMTLQLGTAAVNMYAKCGLISYAWRLFERMPARNVWTWSAMIQGFAHNGLAGEALKLFERMRGASVAPNYVTFLGLLCACSHAGLVDEGRQFFHEMRHVYKIEPMMKHYSAMVDVLGRNGRLQEAYDFVMDMPLEADPVVWRTLLGACQMHSSKDCIDIVSKVQERLLELEPKRSGNYVMVANIYCDVGSWDEAAKARRVMREGGMKKMAGESCIEVGGLVHRFIAGDDSCPEYDRACSLVHELNLNMRKFELIDGNSLIDAE; encoded by the coding sequence ATGGCCACTTCCCTGTTCGctctcatcgccgccgccgccaccgtgcAGCAAATACGGCAGCTCCACGCCAACCTCCTCACTTCAGGCCGCCTCCCCTCCCTCGGTCCTatcctcctccgccgcctcatTTCCCTGCCCTCTCCCCACCTCCACCTCGCGCAGCGCCTCCTCCTGTCCCTCCCCTCTCCGCCCCTCgcgctcttcaacctcctccttCCCCCACTCGCCTCCTCGCCCGATCCCGCCGCAGCGACCCGCCTCTTCGTCCACCTCCGCCGCAGCGGCCTACGCCCTGACGCGCACACGCTCCCGCACGTTCTCAAGGCCCTCGCGCGCCTCGCGCCGGGATCCCTTCCACTCGCCGCCTCCACCCACGCGGAGGCCGTCAAGGACGGCTTAGACTGCGCCGTGGTGTACGTACGGAACGCCCTAATGGCCGCCTACTCGGCCTGTGGCCAGCCGGCGCGCGCCatgcaggtgttcgacgaaatgccgcGCCGGACCGTGGTGTCCTGGAACACGGCGCTCACTTCCTGCGTGGACAACGACTGCCACGACCGGTGCGTTGGCCTGTTCTCTGCGATGGTAGAAGCCGGCTTCGAGCCCGACCAGACCACGCTCGTGTGCATGATGTCCGCCGCCGCTGAGCTTGACAACTTGCCGCTCTGCAAGTGGGCGCATGGGCAGGTCGTCGCCCGGCGGCTGGACATGACGCTTCAGCTTGGCACGGCGGCAGTGAACATGTATGCGAAGTGTGGCTTGATAAGTTATGCCTGGCGCTTGTTTGAGAGGATGCCTGCGCGGAATGTCTGGACCTGGAGCGCAATGATCCAGGGGTTTGCACATAATGGATTAGCCGGGGAAGCGCTCAAGCTGTTCGAAAGGATGAGGGGTGCTTCAGTTGCGCCCAATTATGTCACATTTCTCGGGCTGCTCTGCGCATGTAGCCATGCTGGGCTGGTCGACGAGGGACGTCAGTTTTTCCATGAAATGCGGCATGTATACAAGATCGAGCCAATGATGAAACACTACAGCGCCATGGTTGATGTCCTAGGGCGTAACGGTCGCCTCCAGGAAGCTTATGACTTTGTTATGGACATGCCTCTCGAGGCTGACCCAGTTGTATGGAGGACATTGTTGGGCGCCTGCCAGATGCACAGCTCCAAGGACTGCATTGACATTGTCAGCAAGGTGCAGGAGAGATTGCTTGAGTTGGAGCCCAAGAGAAGCGGGAACTATGTGATGGTCGCAAACATCTACTGCGATGTTGGATCGTGGGACGAGGCGGCGAAGGCGAGGAGGGTGATGAGGGAAGGGGGGATGAAGAAGATGGCAGGTGAGAGCTGCATCGAGGTTGGGGGGCTGGTGCATCGCTTTATCGCTGGGGATGATTCTTGCCCAGAATATGATCGGGCTTGTAGCCTTGTCCATGAATTGAATCTCAACATGAGAAAATTTGAACTTATTGACGGGAATTCGCTTATTGATGCTGAATGA